A region of the Cyprinus carpio isolate SPL01 unplaced genomic scaffold, ASM1834038v1 S000006825, whole genome shotgun sequence genome:
agacatttttaaacaatccCACATCATGTTCCAGATAAAATCAGCCAGaggtttacatatttatttatttatttatttatttatttgtgctgcaACTACCGTCACCATGTGAACGTTTTATAATGTAACATTCCATAAATCACAAAGATATAGTTTTGGGTAACTTTTGATTGGTGTTGACTGTCTCTTCATCAGaaactaaatgtgtttgtaaatatCTGCTTAggtgtaaatgttttgaaagtgctgTACATATGGATATTGATGCCCCATCAACAGACATAAAGCGCGTCTATAGGCCTATATATCCATTAATTGCCCATCACTTCTGCATGCTGTTACCTTGAACAATCAATGTTTGCAAACTATTTGCACTTTTCTAGGAAAATGTCTTCATGTGCACATCATACAAGGGAGGCACACAAGCGTCTCTCAGTTTTCAACTCGGTTGAGAAtcttatcatttaccagtcattTTACATCTTACCGTTTAATTTAGCTTGTATACTGCCAGATACATAAATGCTGACATAATGTGagataatacacaaaatattttattatttctggaTTAGACTGCTCTGTAGCCCCTTCAATTTACACCCGTTCACACCTGGTGCTTTAATCCGTCTCTTCTGTCCACTTCTGTCCTGATTTCTTCTGAGGGGATGGTCTATAGCCTGTGTGGGCTTATTGTGCTCGTTCCATGTATATCCTAATGTTGTAAACTCACGCAATTCATATAGACCTTTCACTGCATGCATGAAACACTCTGTTACAGATCAGTCAAACTGcgctgagagaagaaaaaaacaaaaaaacaaatacatgtaaCCTATAAGATGTCAGCAATCCTTCAGAACAGAATAAGAtagaaatcaaaatatataatatagttaaaatttaatacaaaattatatagaaTTGTATagaattaaacaaattatattcgTTTTAAACAGCATATGAAATGTTATAAATGAaatgtgtgagcgagagagactCACGATCACGGATCACGGATATTAATCACAgccaggaaaaaaacaaaacaaaacatatattatgttatatattgtgttgtttttggtcaTTAAGATAGGAGTAAGTCATCATTTGATCATTTGAAACTCTAAAAACGCTGGGTTATTTATCGACACAAGCTGCTGCTTTTTGCTCCTCTATTTCCGATTCGGTGCAGCCTACTTCTTCAGCGAAATAAAGGTTTGTGtagattttgtttcatttataaagtctttactgtgctgtacattatattatacacaaCATAAAAGGACGTCAGTCAGCTGCATCGGCAGTGCCTTTTGCCTTCCATAACATAAactgatttcatttattataatactgaattagtttatttagatttttattatgtcCTCTAATCTCAGTCAGTAGGTCTACTGTTTGTTTATGAGCAGGTTAAAAAGTCAGTGGCAGGCGGAAGAGACAAACGCTGGAGGTGCCGCCGATCCGTAGCGCGCCAAAATGAGTGAAGCtactttaaaactgaatttaaaatattagcagaaaaaaaaaaaaaaaaatatttgaaacagttTTTTCCGTCAGGCAATTCATCTCATGAACAcgtgacaataactgtggaacacacaacactatttatacaaacacttatttatctaaaacACATACTTTATGTTAGGCCTAGTCTAGAAAAgtttaaaatagattaataacAATGCCTGGACTTCCAGAGATCcgaaattttgtaacatttttcgTGTCACGtgataacacattttaataatattttagctaTTGTGTAGGAGATGTGttgtaatttatttgaattgcTTAATTTAGTAATGTTTGTATAGAACTGTGCTAATTAAAATATAACCATTTatgtaaaattcaatttaaagatGTACATTTCTCAGTTTAGTTCGCAGTGATAATGCTAGAAAGGGCTATAGTTTAGTTCGTAGGAcattgctgccatctactggaaaTACAAcacttttttcagatttattctgaagatgaaacagtagcctactgtaagtTAAAGAGAAGTGTTCAAATTAATACAGTTCTGTGCAGGAATatcaaatgaaattattattgcTGTTTGTGTTTAATTACAATATATAGCACATATAAGAGCAGCAAATTGGCCAGCACCCTGTCAGTACTGTTGatattgttttgttcatttttagttgaagTTAGTTATGTTGGTTTGGGGCTATGGGCAGCAGGTAAATTATTGGGAAGGGCtgaatacacttaaattaaaatgctacttttaaatgttacatttttatttataaagtatgtGTTAAACCAGTTCAAATATATATCTgtctgcacgcacacacagagctCTGTTCATATGATAATGATGTGATGCAGCATATAGTTAACGCCCCTTATCTGTACTATAAAACTGGCAGCAAAGTTCAGCTTTGTTGACTTTTTAATCACGATGGCACACGAGGAAGCTCTCCAGACGACCACAGACAGCGAGGAAGAAAGTAGTTTTTCCTCAGAAGAAGAGGAAGACTTTGAGGATGAACTCCTGCATTTCGAGGAGCGCTTTGATGCTGCGGAGGACACACTTTCTAACGAGTAAGTCATTTATTCTAACTTCGATTAGTTACTAGAGTCGCATATTCATTATTATGGTTTAGGGCATGATCATAAAGCTGTTTAAGACCTATTGCCAGACTGAAATCTGTTAGTTAGCCAATGACTGAAGTGCATTGtccttttttcttcattatatcGAACTGTCTTATGAAACGTTGTAACCATGAGAACTTCTGTAATGTAACATATgataaaatgaatgtttagacTATCCCAAATGAATAGTTTTGGTTAACTTTTGATTCGTGTTGACTGTTTCTTCAATGGaaactaaatgtgtttgtaaataGTGGCTTAGGtgcaaatgttttgaaagtgctttatatAGATGTTGATGCCCCATCAACAGACACAAAGCTCGTCTCTATAGGTCTATATATCCATTAATTGCCCATCAGTTATGCATGCACTGATATGTTACCTTGACAATCAATGTTTACAACTATTTGCACTTTTCTTTAGGAAAATGCCTTTACATGCACATCATACAAGAGCAGCACACAAGCGTCTTTCAGTTTTCAACTCTGAGAAACTTCACGAGTAAGTGTGCATTTACCCGTCATTTTACCTTTTACAGTTTACGTTTGCTTGGATACTGTCAGATATAGAAATGCTTACATAACGTATAAACGTTTGTAAATTGCTTCTTTTAATGATCCTGTTGTCACCATgctcacattttatttatttatttattttaaacagatgtGAGAGTGACCAGATGCCTGCTGCAAAGAGAGCCAGGACTCTTTCATGGAAAGCAGAGACTGATGTTGACCGGGTTCCACAGACTCTGAGATTCCTGCCTGCTCGGGAACTTGGACCGCAGTTGTCTGCTGCTGACGCGCACTCTCCCATGAgtcttttcaaactgtttttcacAGAGAGCACCATGACAAACCTGTGCCACAACACAAATGCTCAGGCTGCCAGGGCAATTGCAAAGGGCCGCAAGTACAAATGGACAGATGTCAGTGTTGATGAGCTGTACCGCTACATCGGACTCGTATTCTACATGGCTGCGGTGAAGATGAGCTCCATCACTGACTACTGGCGGCAGGACAGTCTTTTCTTTCTGCCTTTTCCCGCCACAGTTATGCCAAGGGACAGATACCCGCATAATTTCCTGGAATGTACACATGAGTCACCCAGACGCAGACAAGGAAAACGACAGAAAGAGGGGTACAGCCCATCATGACCGTCTGTTCAGGATCAAACCCCTCATGAACACTATTCGTCTCGCGTGCAAAGCCTTCTATCATCCTAGAAGAAATTTAGCTGTGAAGGATATATTGGTGGAGTTTGGTGGAATTATTGGAATGTATTGGTGTGAAAAGGTGAAGACAACAAAGTTGGGATTCAAGTTTTTTGTCCTTCAGACTCATCAAATGGATATACTGTGGACTTCTCAGTCTACACGGGCAAGAACAGCTTTCCTGCAGACCGTGGGCTTTCGTATGATGCTGTGATGTCTCTCCTGGACCGTAAAGTTTTGGGCTCTGGGTACCATGTGTACATGGATGATTTCTACACGAGTCACAAGCTCttcacagacctgtttgctctgaaGTTTGGTGCTTGTGGGACGTACAGAGACCAGAGGAAGGACTTCTTCCCGAAGACTGCAGCTAATTCACTGAGCAGAAGCTCCAGCAGGGGATCCATCAGGTGGATTCGGGACGGGCCTCTTGTGTGTGTGAAGTGGATGGACACGCAAGTAGTGTCTGTTTGTTCCACCATCCATGCTGCCTATACAGGAGAGCGTGTGCAAAGGAAAATCAAAGCACAAGATACATGGAAGGCGAAGTCTTTTCCGTGTCCTGCACCTGTGATTGCATACAACCAGCACATGGGGGGTGTTGATCTGTCCGGTCAGCTGCTGCAATACTACGCTGCGCAGCACAAAACCATGAAGTGGTACAGAAAAATTTTCCTACACTTCTTGGACATTGCCGCCAGCAACGCTTTCATATTGTACAATTTCTCAGTTTAGTTCGCAGTGATAATGC
Encoded here:
- the LOC109054407 gene encoding piggyBac transposable element-derived protein 4-like, with amino-acid sequence MAHEEALQTTTDSEEESSFSSEEEEDFEDELLHFEERFDAAEDTLSNEKMPLHAHHTRAAHKRLSVFNSEKLHECESDQMPAAKRARTLSWKAETDVDRVPQTLRFLPARELGPQLSAADAHSPMSLFKLFFTESTMTNLCHNTNAQAARAIAKGRKYKWTDVSVDELYRYIGLVFYMAAVKMSSITDYWRQDSLFFLPFPATVMPRDRYPHNFLEYSSNGYTVDFSVYTGKNSFPADRGLSYDAVMSLLDRKVLGSGYHVYMDDFYTSHKLFTDLFALKFGACGTYRDQRKDFFPKTAANSLSRSSSRGSIRWIRDGPLVCVKWMDTQVVSVCSTIHAAYTGERVQRKIKAQDTWKAKSFPCPAPVIAYNQHMGGVDLSGQLLQYYAAQHKTMKWYRKIFLHFLDIAASNAFILYNFSV